One segment of bacterium DNA contains the following:
- a CDS encoding cysteine hydrolase, whose protein sequence is MQNYVTAENLETKSNGWLERIRPYNLHKMQLNTSASALLVVDMQDFFLDEASPTYTCGGSAIIPNLKRLIEAFRSAGRPVIFTKHVHHPEEIDLGIMSWWWEGRCLEGSSESKIHKDIAPIGNEKVIYKHRYSSFYNTDLETILRCLKIEDLVISGIMTNMCCESTARDAYYRDYRVFFPADGTGSVCEQMHVASLLNLAFGFAYITKVKNIILDLERNGSC, encoded by the coding sequence GTGCAAAATTATGTTACGGCAGAGAATCTTGAAACGAAATCGAATGGGTGGTTGGAGCGTATCCGCCCGTATAATTTGCATAAGATGCAATTAAATACGTCGGCGAGTGCTCTTCTGGTTGTGGATATGCAGGATTTTTTTTTGGACGAGGCTTCTCCGACGTATACCTGCGGTGGTTCGGCAATAATTCCAAATCTAAAGAGGCTTATTGAGGCCTTTCGTTCTGCAGGAAGACCTGTAATTTTCACTAAACATGTTCATCATCCTGAAGAGATAGATCTCGGTATTATGTCGTGGTGGTGGGAAGGTCGATGTCTTGAGGGAAGCTCTGAAAGCAAAATACACAAAGATATTGCGCCGATTGGTAACGAGAAGGTTATCTATAAGCACAGATATTCCTCGTTTTACAACACAGATTTAGAGACCATTCTCCGGTGTTTAAAGATAGAGGATTTAGTGATATCCGGCATCATGACCAATATGTGTTGTGAATCCACGGCACGTGATGCTTATTATCGTGATTATCGAGTATTTTTCCCAGCTGATGGCACTGGCTCGGTTTGCGAGCAGATGCATGTTGCCAGTCTTCTCAATCTGGCATTTGGCTTTGCGTATATCACCAAAGTGAAAAATATAATATTGGACTTAGAGAGAAATGGAAGCTGTTAG
- a CDS encoding 8-oxoguanine deaminase: MLILRNCMLVATFDEKGSEIANADILIDGNIISKIGKDISFDTELTDVIDCTGCVAIPGLVNCHHHFYQTLTRNLPGAQDAKLFDWLKYLYPIWAKLDADAVFNSTLLACAELLKTGCTLSSDHMYLYPREFKGDIMELQFEAADRLGIRFSPTRGSMTLGEADGGLPPDNVVQSTEDVVCDMERVIDRFHDSSPLSMHKIALAPCSPFSVDPSLMIETASLARDRSVILHTHLGETMDEEDFCLEKYGKRPLELMEKWNWLGEDVYFAHGIYFNDMELELLAETGTGVCHCPTSNMRLGSGIARIREMLDTGIRLGLGVDGSASNDSSDMLGEVRNAMLLQRVKYGSSSLSAREVLSMASHGGAKLLGYSNLGSLQAGMGADIAVFNLDSIGYAGGLSDPLAALVFSGFDHTAKYTVVDGQVVVKNGKIANIDEKEIISRANESAKRLFKRNN, encoded by the coding sequence ATGCTCATTTTAAGAAATTGTATGCTTGTGGCAACTTTCGATGAGAAGGGGAGTGAGATAGCGAATGCCGATATTTTAATCGATGGGAATATTATATCGAAAATAGGCAAGGATATTTCGTTCGATACCGAGTTGACGGATGTTATCGATTGCACTGGATGTGTTGCAATTCCAGGTCTCGTTAATTGTCATCACCATTTTTACCAGACGCTAACTCGCAATCTTCCGGGTGCTCAAGATGCTAAACTTTTTGATTGGCTTAAATATCTTTATCCCATTTGGGCCAAGCTCGATGCCGATGCTGTTTTTAACTCTACGCTTCTTGCTTGCGCCGAACTTCTTAAAACCGGTTGCACATTGAGTTCGGATCACATGTATCTCTATCCGCGTGAGTTTAAAGGCGATATAATGGAGCTTCAGTTCGAGGCTGCGGATAGGCTTGGAATTCGTTTTAGCCCAACGCGTGGTTCTATGACGCTTGGCGAGGCGGATGGAGGACTTCCACCAGATAACGTCGTGCAATCGACGGAAGATGTAGTCTGCGATATGGAGCGCGTAATAGACAGATTTCACGATTCATCGCCGCTCTCGATGCATAAAATTGCTCTTGCTCCATGTAGCCCTTTTTCAGTCGATCCTTCGCTTATGATTGAGACGGCATCTCTCGCACGAGATAGGTCGGTCATCCTACATACACACCTTGGTGAGACGATGGACGAGGAGGATTTTTGTCTAGAAAAATATGGTAAGCGACCATTGGAACTTATGGAAAAATGGAACTGGTTGGGAGAGGATGTTTATTTTGCTCATGGTATCTATTTCAATGATATGGAACTGGAGTTACTCGCGGAAACCGGCACGGGAGTTTGTCACTGTCCGACGTCGAATATGCGCCTTGGGTCTGGAATAGCGAGGATTCGCGAGATGCTCGATACAGGGATTCGTCTTGGTCTCGGTGTAGATGGCTCGGCTTCAAACGATTCATCAGACATGCTTGGTGAAGTGCGCAATGCTATGTTGCTTCAGCGTGTGAAATACGGATCTTCCTCGCTTTCGGCTCGTGAGGTTTTATCTATGGCTTCGCATGGAGGCGCAAAGCTTCTCGGTTATTCGAATCTTGGCTCTTTACAGGCTGGTATGGGTGCGGATATAGCTGTTTTTAATCTCGATAGTATTGGATATGCCGGTGGATTATCAGATCCTTTGGCGGCGCTTGTTTTCTCTGGTTTTGATCATACAGCAAAATATACTGTTGTCGATGGACAAGTCGTTGTTAAAAATGGAAAGATAGCGAATATTGACGAGAAAGAGATTATTTCTAGGGCTAATGAATCGGCAAAGAGGTTATTCAAAAGAAATAATTAA
- a CDS encoding DUF4139 domain-containing protein encodes MKKALLLCIFSAAIAFGEIAVTIYSDGFALVKEQRKLDFKKGTTEYNYSPVPSQITPQTVHFAGDGIAVLEQNYEYDIVSTDRLLQKNLDKNIRIDLADGGESVTGILLSATSNSILVDVKGVLSSYRLEKIVNVAFLERPEKLFTRPTLVWMLNSENDGKKDTELSYMTGGLDWEAAYVANVDKDDKHLSLDGWVTIRNNSGMTFDNAKLKLVAGEVHRVQNKPAPRSAKAGGIMMMDEAMPVGFEEESFFEYHLYTLPRPATVADRQEKQLTLFPSANTEVKKIFVYEASRSNDVRVELEFENSKEKGLGMALPEGIIRVYKEDKSGAPQFVGEDRIEHTPKDEEIRIYLGNAFDIVAERTTKDYKRISNRIYEENFEVKIRNHKEETVIVTVVEKFWGDWFIKTENIKGKQKDARTNEWEITIPKDGETVLTYTIRHK; translated from the coding sequence ATGAAAAAAGCACTATTATTATGTATTTTTTCAGCGGCAATAGCTTTTGGCGAAATTGCTGTTACTATTTATAGCGATGGATTCGCTCTCGTAAAGGAACAAAGAAAACTCGATTTTAAAAAAGGCACTACTGAATACAATTATTCCCCGGTTCCTTCGCAGATTACACCTCAAACAGTCCATTTTGCCGGTGATGGAATAGCCGTTCTAGAACAGAATTATGAATACGATATAGTTAGCACGGACAGGCTTCTCCAGAAAAACCTCGATAAAAATATTCGTATCGACCTTGCCGACGGTGGAGAAAGTGTCACCGGAATATTGCTATCGGCTACATCCAATTCGATATTAGTGGATGTTAAAGGTGTTCTATCTTCATACCGTTTGGAGAAAATCGTTAATGTAGCCTTTCTCGAAAGGCCGGAAAAACTCTTTACTCGCCCTACGCTGGTCTGGATGCTTAATTCGGAAAACGATGGCAAGAAGGACACCGAGCTTTCATATATGACAGGGGGCTTGGATTGGGAAGCCGCATATGTTGCCAATGTTGACAAGGACGATAAACACCTTTCGCTCGATGGATGGGTAACTATTCGAAATAACTCCGGAATGACCTTCGATAATGCCAAACTTAAACTCGTTGCCGGAGAAGTCCATCGAGTCCAAAACAAGCCGGCCCCAAGGTCGGCAAAGGCTGGCGGGATAATGATGATGGACGAGGCTATGCCTGTGGGCTTTGAAGAGGAATCTTTCTTCGAATATCATCTCTACACACTTCCAAGACCAGCTACAGTGGCCGACAGACAAGAAAAACAACTTACTCTTTTTCCCAGCGCAAATACCGAAGTTAAAAAAATCTTTGTCTATGAAGCAAGCAGATCCAACGATGTTCGGGTAGAACTCGAATTCGAGAATTCCAAGGAAAAGGGCTTGGGAATGGCCCTTCCAGAAGGAATAATTCGTGTTTATAAGGAAGATAAATCCGGCGCACCTCAATTTGTGGGCGAGGATAGAATCGAACACACTCCCAAGGATGAAGAAATTAGGATCTATCTTGGCAATGCCTTCGATATCGTAGCCGAGAGAACAACTAAGGACTACAAAAGGATCTCAAATAGAATCTATGAGGAGAACTTTGAGGTTAAAATACGAAATCACAAAGAAGAAACCGTGATTGTAACAGTCGTAGAAAAGTTCTGGGGCGACTGGTTCATTAAAACTGAAAACATAAAGGGCAAACAGAAAGATGCTCGAACTAACGAATGGGAAATAACCATCCCGAAAGATGGAGAAACAGTACTCACATACACAATAAGGCACAAATAA